A portion of the Oncorhynchus nerka isolate Pitt River linkage group LG27, Oner_Uvic_2.0, whole genome shotgun sequence genome contains these proteins:
- the LOC115117667 gene encoding Iroquois homeobox protein 5a, with product MAYPQGYLYQPSASLALYSCPAYSTSVISGPRTEELGRSSSGSAFAPYAGTTAFTSASPGYNSHLPYSAEAGAAATFASYVSSPYDHTTGMAGSIGYHPYAAPLGSYPYGDPAYRKNATRDATATLKAWLNEHRKNPYPTKGEKIMLAIITKMTLTQVSTWFANARRRLKKENKMTWTPRNRSEDEEEDENIDLEKNDDDEPSKPTDKGDSTDTESDHKLLTPGDIVCDRFKEENHGKETDPLLSDSELKDQGDRTELLSESAKPTTSSPSAMPRGGTELVAQDKPSEMGHAPGTVNSNVTSVIHSSPSAPKPKLWSLAEIATSSDRCKSSSDGPQGHGMGHSTVITTNAASPSRSSPQCPLPNSTVLSRPIYYTSPFYPGYTNYGSFGHLHSHSNHGSGTGSTAHFNGLNQTVLNRAEALVRESQKGRGQTQVDLCKDSPYELKKGMSNI from the exons ATGGCGTATCCTCAGGGCTATTTGTACCAGCCATCCGCTTCGTTGGCGCTGTATTCATGCCCGGCGTACAGCACCAGCGTTATATCGGGACCCAGGACCGAAGAACTTGGTAGATCCTCATCTGGCTCAGCTTTTGCTCCCTATGCCGGAACTACGGCGTTCACCAGCGCTTCGCCCGGGTACAACTCCCATCTCCCGTACAGTGCGGAGGCGGGAGCGGCCGCCACATTCGCTTCATACGTG AGTTCTCCCTATGACCACACGACGGGAATGGCTGGGTCTATAGGATATCACCCCTACGCTGCTCCCCTGGGTTCATACCCCTACGGTGACCCGGCATACCGAAAAAACGCGACCCGGGATGCCACCGCCACTCTCAAAGCCTGGTTGAACGAGCACCGTAAGAACCCCTACCCCACCAAGGGGGAAAAGATCATGCTGGCCATCATCACCAAAATGACCCTCACCCAAGTTTCCACCTGGTTCGCAAACGCCAGGAGGAGGCTAAAGAAGGAGAACAAGATGACCTGGACTCCCCGAAACCGGAGCGAGGACGAGGAGGAAGACGAGAACATCGATCTGGAAAAGAATGACGACGACGAGCCTAGCAAGCCGACAGACAAGGGAGACTCGACAGACACAGAGTCAG ATCATAAATTGCTGACCCCGGGGGACATAGTGTGcgacagatttaaagaggagaaTCATGGCAAAGAAACGGATCCCCTTCTGAGCGACTCGGAATTAAAAGACCAAGGGGATCGGACAGAGTTACTGTCCGAGTCTGCTAAACCCACCACCTCGTCTCCATCCGCCATGCCTCGGGGAGGAACGGAGCTCGTTGCGCAAGACAAGCCGTCAGAAATGGGCCATGCGCCGGGCACGGTAAACAGCAACGTGACGTCTGTCATTCACTCCTCCCCATCGGCCCCTAAACCCAAACTCTGGTCCCTGGCTGAGATCGCAACGTCCTCAGACAGGTGTAAGAGCAGCAGCGACGGGCCGCAGGGCCATGGGATGGGTCACAGCACAGTGATCACCACCAATGCAGCGTCACCATCACGGTCCTCCCCACAGTGCCCTCTCCCAAACAGCACAGTCCTATCCAGGCCTATCTACTACACGTCCCCTTTTTACCCGGGCTACACGAACTATGGCAGCTTTGGACATCTTCACAGTCACAGCAATCACGGCTCAGGCACGGGCTCCACGGCACATTTCAATGGATTAAACCAGACTGTGTTAAATAGAGCAGAAGCTTTGGTAAGAGAAAGCCAGAAAGGCAGAGGCCAAACGCAGGTAGATCTTTGTAAAGACTCCCCTTATGAACTAAAGAAAGGTATGTCAAACATTTAA